A region from the Coffea eugenioides isolate CCC68of chromosome 9, Ceug_1.0, whole genome shotgun sequence genome encodes:
- the LOC113782340 gene encoding uncharacterized protein LOC113782340, whose protein sequence is MDKNAMRWKRYAEMSPIAKAALSRRRREARLLKKKDKSSRSYLRTVPFGHVETGVCFSNSAPTRNDSLPGCHGQVVDSRSVALQESLNYMSAAMPASLCLSSGACSSPVVLHLVQYSLDSEARLLNRTVHCRQADPQSSSPKQKEQDSPSLHLSATVQPSPLIHENALSKALDHPPHNIVIASSQEQQTSDAVSKNAHNTSTSVNNLMIEILSPLDAAPSNHFSRNCVPPSTALNLPSKSTGQCTGNTNATSKSSRSHVGVTAATTNLSNVILTTRRQSGTLTERRRSKKSRIDEIAKESLLLPDALDCQYYGAKRFYLEPPRFCCSQGEISIVAPPMPYALKRLFIGDDEECEHFRKLSRTYNNNVSFTSFAAKYDPELTRNTRGVYTFRVQGQVYHFLNSLSQPDDRPCGIHLYFFDTDEDLIRRVAASDKLLESTLKLLMDILSNNPYARFFKDISDVPDLEKHNVVLNCFPGLDQRIYNLSSASQVAAIWTENDDESVDRQPHILVYSRSNTAHKVQHYYACYDPLQYPLLFPRAADHGKKDEHTVSAREYYCYRFQIRKNGESMLLHTLRLLQQFSVDSYVKIETSHLDFQRKRQNDIRTEILQEVLDSVSIGQSEGLKVGRKVILPASFIGGPRDMRRRYLDAMALVQKYGKPDIFLTMTCNPMWKEIQDNLQFKEKPQDRPDLLSRVFRAKYEMLKAELLDKKIFGEVAACFPHLYSLVLKHMVHGPYGHMGKNSPCMKDGSCKNHYPKNFCEHTTHAEDSYPYYRRRNDGSKITVRRFELDNRWIIPYNPYLLALFDCHMNVEICSTLKLVKYLFKYIFKGHDLISFKIISDDSRANVDEIREFQQGRWISPPEAFWRIFEFRLNEMTPAVYTLQVHLPGQQLITFNKNSDLLPLMRKIDFSKTMLIEFFKMNKTNERAETLKCFYREFPEHFVWSFKYKAWTERKRKKAIGRLVAISPHEGERYYLRLLLTHVRAPTSFDDLLTISGQKMDCFRDAALALGLLQSDTYLQETLEEAALFQMPSSLRLLFATILVHCSPTDPRFLWNKFQLELSVDYHRSHHLCFYTAEEIRNKALQEIKKMVEQMGKSFPDYHLTTDIPPAVHYDKLTKEIECERNIEVLAEDLIMSSRLNIEQRHAYDLILQSVFSPIGQNFFVDGPGETGKTFLYRSLLATLRSQGHIAIAVATSGVAASILPGGRTAHSRFKMPLDFFRNKTCQISKQGSVARLLFQSRLILFDEASMAKREIVEAFDGLLRDIMDCDLPFGGKVVVFGGDFRQTLPVIKQATKQTLIESSLPNSPLWLKLQKLHLTQNMRAILDPAFSEFLLRIGEGREPVDIDGEITLSSEMVIPYTDKEKSLNRLLEFVFPDLTAYLKDPYSMINRCVLAPKNTSVDEINDMLIRRFPGNLHVYVSSDRTVDPRHQGDYEDFLNSQNPKGLPPHKLVLKENCPIMLMRNLNPTEGLCNGTRLICRELRQNTICAEIAFGQHQGKRIFFPKIPMQVSDNDKNGLPFIRTQFPVRVCFALTINKSQGQTLDYVGIYLREPVFSHGQLYVALSRVKTSAAVKILILPGTFDGIKTDWKTRNVVFEEILHLTA, encoded by the exons atgGATAAAAATGCTATGCGCTGGAAGCGTTATGCAGAAATGTCACCCATTGCCAAGGCTGCACTTTCACGCCGGAGGCGTGAGGCCAGGCTTCTTAAGAAAAAGGATAAATCATCGCGCTCTTACCTTCGTACGGTGCCATTCGGGCATGTTGAAACTGGTGTTTGTTTCTCTAATTCAGCTCCTACTCGTAACGACTCGTTACCAGGTTGTCATGGTCAGGTTGTCGATAGTCGTTCTGTTGCGCTTCAAGAATCGTTGAACTATATGTCTGCCGCTATGCCTGCCTCACTCTGTCTATCTAGTGGAGCTTGTTCCTCTCCTGTTGTCCTACATTTAGTGCAATATAGTTTGGATTCTGAAG CCCGTCTCCTGAATCGTACAGTTCACTGTCGGCAAGCTGACCCACAAAGTAGTTCTCCAAAACAGAAAGAGCAGGACTCTCCCTCCCTTCATCTTTCAGCTACTGTTCAACCTTCTCCTCTCATTCATGAGAATGCCTTATCTAAAGCATTGGATCATCCTCCACATAACATTGTTATAGCCTCAAGCCAGGAACAGCAAACTTCTGATGCTGTGAGTAAAAATGCACATAATACCTCCACATCTGTTAACaacttaatgattgaaattctAAGCCCCCTCGATGCAGCTCCTTCAAATCACTTCTCCAGAAACTGTGTTCCTCCTTCTACTGCATTAAATCTCCCATCTAAAAGTACCGGCCAGTGTACAG GCAACACGAATGCTACCAGCAAATCATCTCGTTCTCATGTTGGTGTTACAGCTGCTACAACGAATCTTTCAAACGTTATATTGACAACAAGGAGGCAATCAG GGACACTTACTGAACGTCGTCGCTCAAAAAAATCTAGGATTGATGAAATTGCTAAAGAATCTTTGTTGCTCCCTGATGCTCTTGATTGTCAGTATTATGGAGCTAAAAGATTCTATTTGGAACCCCCGAGGTTTTGCTGCTCCCAAGGAGAAATTTCTATTGTTGCTCCTCCAATGCCTTATGCTCTAAAGCGTCTATTCATAGGAGATGATGAAGAATGTGAGCATTTTAGGAAATTATCTCGCACCTATAACAATAATGTGTCTTTCACTTCATTTGCTGCAAAGTATGATCCAGAATTGACAAGGAATACAAGGGGAGTATATACCTTTCGTGTCCAGGGGCAGGTTTATCATTTTTTGAATAGTTTATCGCAGCCTGATGATAGACCCTGTGGAATCCACCTCTACTTTTTTGATACCGATGAAGACTTAATCAGGCGAGTCGCTGCTTCTGACAAGCTTCTCGAGAGCACTTTGAAGCTTTTGATGGACATACTTTCTAATAATCCTTATGCTAGATTCTTTAAGGACATAAGTGATGTCCCAGATCTTGAAAAGCATAATGTTGTCCTTAACTGCTTTCCTGGCCTTGACCAGCGCATTTATAATCTTTCTTCTGCTTCTCAAGTTGCTGCTATATGGACTGAAAATGATGATGAATCAGTCGATAGGCAACCGCATATTCTTGTATATAGCCGGTCAAATACTGCTCACAAGGTCCAGCATTATTATGCTTGTTATGATCCTTTGCAGTATCCTCTCTTATTTCCGCGTG CTGCTGATCATGGAAAGAAGGATGAGCATACTGTATCGGCTAGAGAGTATTACTGCTATAGGTTCCAGATCAGGAAGAATGGCGAATCCATGCTATTGCATACTCTTAGATTGCTGCAGCAATTTTCAGTTGATTCCTATGTCAAAATTGAAACATCACACCTGGATTTTCAGCGCAAGAGGCAAAATGATATTCGGACAGAAATCCTCCAAGAAGTGCTAGATAGTGTTTCTATTGGTCAGAGCGAAGGCTTAAAAGTTGGGCGAAAAGTGATATTACCAGCTTCTTTTATCGGTGGGCCAAGAGATATGAGGCGACGATATCTTGATGCAATGGCATTGGTACAAAAATATGGAAAGCCGGATATTTTCCTGACCATGACATGTAATCCAATGTGGAAAGAGATTCAAGATAAtctgcaatttaaagaaaaacctCAGGATAGGCCAGATCTTTTGTCTAGAGTGTTTAGAGCAAAATATGAAATGCTTAAGGCTGAACTTTTAgacaagaaaatttttggagaaGTTGCTGCATGC TTCCCTCATTTGTATTCTCTTGTTCTTAAGCACATGGTTCATGGACCTTACGGACACATGGGTAAGAATAGCCCTTGTATGAAAGATGGTAGCTGTAAAAATCATTATCCAAAAAACTTCTGTGAACATACAACTCATGCCGAAGACAGCTATCCATACTATAGGCGGCGGAACGATGGCAGTAAAATAACTGTTCGCAGGTTTGAGCTTGACAATAGATGGATCATTCCTTATAACCCATATCTTTTAGCCTTGTTTGATTGCCACATGAATGTGGAAATCTGTTCCACTTTGAAGCTGGTTAAGTATTTGTTCAAGTACATCTTCAAAGGACACGATCTTATCAGCTTCAAAATTATATCTGACGATTCCCGTGCCAATGTCGATGAGATTAGAGAATTCCAGCAGGGAAGATGGATTTCGCCCCCCGAGGCTTTTTGGCGCATCTTTGAATTTAGGCTAAACGAGATGACTCCAGCTGTCTATACTCTACAGGTTCACCTACCTGGCCAGCAGCTCATCACTTTCAACAAAAACTCGGACCTTTTGCCGCTGATGAGGAAAATTGACTTCTCAAAAACCATGTTGATCGAGTTcttcaaaatgaacaaaacaaatgaaaggGCTGAAACCTTGAAGTGCTTTTATAGAGAATTTCCAGAGCATTTTGTTTGGTCTTTTAAATATAAAGCTTGGACTGAGAGAAAGCGTAAGAAAGCCATTGGAAGGCTAGTGGCAATCAGCCCTCATGAAGGCGAGAGATACTACCTTAGACTACTGCTTACTCATGTTCGAGCACCTACGTCATTTGATGACCTCTTAACTATTAGTGGCCAAAAAATGGATTGCTTTAGAGATGCTGCTTTGGCCCTTGGGCTTTTACAGTCCGATACATATCTACAAGAGACTCTTGAAGAAGCAGCTCTTTTTCAAATGCCATCCTCTTTGAGACTCTTATTTGCTACTATTCTTGTTCATTGTTCTCCGACAGATCCTCGATTTCTTTGGAACAAATTTCAGCTAGAACTCTCTGTAGATTACCACCGATCTCACCACCTCTGTTTTTATACGGctgaagaaattagaaataaGGCCCTGcaggaaattaaaaaaatggtCGAACAAATGGGTAAGAGTTTTCCTGACTACCATCTAACTACAGACATTCCACCAGCTGTTCACTATGATAAGCTAACAAAGGAGATTGAATGTGAGAGAAATATTGAAGTTCTAGCAGAGGATCTAATAATGTCTTCGAGGTTAAATATTGAACAACGGCACGCCTATGATTTAATTCTGCAATCAGTTTTCTCTCCCATTGGCCAGAATTTTTTTGTTGATGGCCCTGGGGAAACTGGTAAGACTTTCTTATATCGGTCCCTTCTAGCTACTTTGAGATCCCAAGGCCACATTGCTATTGCAGTTGCAACGTCGGGTGTCGCAGCGTCTATTCTTCCAGGAGGAAGAACAGCTCACTCTAGATTCAAGATGCCACTAGatttttttagaaataaaaccTGCCAGATTAGTAAACAGGGCAGTGTTGCAAGATTGCTTTTTCAATCAAGGTTAATCTTGTTTGACGAGGCTTCAATGGCAAAACGAGAAATTGTTGAAGCCTTTGATGGTTTACTTAGGGATATAATGGACTGTGACCTTCCATTTGGAGGAAAAGTAGTTGTTTTCGGTGGCGACTTCCGTCAAACTTTGCCGGTTATCAAACAGGCAACAAAACAGACTCTTATCGAATCCAGTCTTCCTAACTCTCCTTTGTGGCTTAAGCTCCAGAAGCTGCATTTGACACAGAATATGCGAGCCATCTTAGATCCAGCGTTCTCAGAATTCTTATTAAGAATAGGAGAAGGAAGAGAGCCTGTTGACATAGATGGCGAAATAACCTTATCTTCTGAGATGGTCATTCCTTATACTGACAAAGAGAAATCTTTGAACAG GTTGCTGGAATttgtttttccagatttaacAGCCTATTTAAAAGATCCTTATAGTATGATCAATAGATGTGTCCTTGCTCCAAAAAATACCTCAGTTGATGAAATAAATGACATGCTAATCAGAAGATTTCCTGGGAATCTTCATGTGTATGTCAGTTCTGATAGAACTGTTGATCCACGCCATCAAGGAGACTATGAAGATTTCTTGAATTCTCAAAATCCAAAAGGCCTTCCTCCTCACAAACTGGTGCTCAAAGAAAATTGTCCAATCATGCTTATGAGAAACCTCAACCCTACTGAAGGATTATGCAATGGTACACGACTCATTTGCAGAGagctaagacagaatactaTCTGTGCAGAGATAGCTTTTGGCCAACATCAAGGGAAAAGAATCTTTTTCCCTAAAATTCCTATGCAAGTATCTGATAATGACAAGAATGGCCTGCCGTTTATAAGGACACAATTTCCTGTTCGTGTCTGTTTTGCCTTGACAATAAACAAATCCCAAGGCCAAACACTAGATTATGTTGGAATCTACCTCCGTGAGCCAGTTTTTTCTCACGGGCAACTATATGTTGCTTTATCTAGAGTTAAAACTTCTGCAGCAGTCAAAATCCTTATCCTGCCTGGAACTTTTGATGGCATAAAAACTGATTGGAAGACTAGAAATGTTGTCTTTGAAGAAATACTTCACCTCACTGCATGA